The Streptomyces sp. JB150 genomic interval TGGATCTGGACCTGTGAAAACACGAGTTCCCCGCACCCCAGCGGGGCACGGGGAACTCCGTCGGCCGGTGAGCGGCTAGCAGCCGATCAGGCGCGCGGCCAGGTAGCCCTCGATCTGGTCCAGGGAAACCCGCTCCTGCTTCATCGAGTCCCGCTCGCGGACGGTCACGGCGTTGTCGTCCAGCGTGTCGAAGTCGACGGTCACGCAGTACGGCGTACCGATCTCGTCCTGGCGGCGGTAGCGGCGGCCGATGGCGCCGGCGTCGTCGAACTCGATGTTCCAGTGCTGGCGCAGCGCCTGCGCGAGGCCCTTGGCCTTCGGGGACAGCTCAGCGTTGCGGGACAGCGGCAGGACGGCCGCCTTCACCGGGGCGAGGCGGTGGTCCAGGCGCAGCACGGTGCGCTTCTCCATCTTGCCCTTGGCGTTGGGCGCCTCGTCCTCGACGTACGCGTCGAGGAGGAAGGCCAGCATGGTGCGGCCGACGCCGGCCGCGGGCTCGATGACGTACGGCGTCCAGCGCTCGCCGGCCTCCTGGTCGTAGTAGGCCAGGTCCTGGCCGGAGGCCTTGGAGTGCGCGGTGAGGTCGTAGTCGGTGCGGTTGGCGACACCCTCCAGCTCGCCCCACTCGCTGCCGCCGAACTGGAAGCGGTACTCGATGTCGGCGGTGCGCTTGGAGTAGTGGGAGAGCTTCTCCTTGGGGTGCTCGTACCAGCGCATGTTCTCCTCACGGAGACCCAGGCCGGTGTACCAGTTCCAGCGCTGCTCCATCCAGTACTCGTGCCACTGCTCGTCCTCGCCCGGCTTGACGAAGAACTCCATCTCCATCTGCTCGAACTCGCGGGTGCGGAAGATGAAGTTGCCCGGCGTGATCTCGTTGCGGAACGACTTGCCCATCTGGGCGATGCCGAACGGCGGCTTCTTGCGCGAAGCGGTGTGCACCAGGGCGAAGTTGGTGAAGATGCCCTGGGCGGTCTCGGGACGCAGGTAGGCGACGGAGCCGGAGTCCTGGGTCGGGCCGAGGTGGGTGGAGAGGAGACCCGAGAACTGCTTGGGCTCGGTGAACTGGCCCTTGGTGCCGCAGTTCGGGCAGTTGATGTCGGACAGGCCGTTCTCCGGGGCGCGGCCCTTCTTCTCCTCGTAGGCCTCCTCCAGGTGGTCCGCGCGGTAGCGCTTGTGGCAGGAGGTGCACTCGGTGAGCGGGTCGGTGAAGGTGGCGACGTGGCCGGAGGCGACCCAGACCTCGGGGGCGAGGATCACGGACGAGTCGATACCGACGACGTCCTCACGCGACGTCACCATGTAGCGCCACCACTGGCGCTTGATGTTCTCCTTCAGCTCGACACCGAGCGGCCCGTAGTCCCAGGCGGCACGCTGACCGCCGTAGATCTCACTACAGGGGAAAACGAAGCCACGGCGCTTGCTCAGGCTGACGATGGTGTCGATCTTGTCGGCGGCCACGGTGCTCTCTTCATTACGACGACGGGCGACGAAGCGAGATGCTTCCAGCGAATGCTTCAGGTTACCGGCGTGCACTCCCCCTGAACCAAATCGGGATGCCCTCGCGGCCGGGACGACCGTTTGTTGACAACGGTTTCCACTTTTGTTGAAAATGACTCTCATGAACGTACGACGACAGCTCATACCCACCGCAGCGGTGACCGCCCTCGGTCTCGCTGCCCTGACCGCCTGCTCCAGCGACTCCGCGAACGCGGGCAACACGGACAAGTTCGATGTCGTCGCGTCGTTCTACCCGATGCAGTTCCTCGCCGAGCGGATCGGCGGGGACCACGTGAACGTCACCACCCTCACCGAGCCCGGTCAGGAGCCCCACGACCTGGAGCTCTCCACCCGGCAGACCGCCGCCCTGCAGGAAGCCGACGCGGTCCTCTACCTCAAGACCCTCCAGCCGGCCGTCGACGAGGCCGTCGCCCAGGCCGACGTGAAGACGAAGATCGACGCGGCCTCCCTCACGAAGCTGGAGGACCACGGCAGCGTCGAGCACGACCACGGCCACGAGGGCGAGGAGCACGCGGACGAGCACGCGGACGAGCACTCCGAGGCCCCCTCCGAGGAACACTCCGAGGAAGAGGAACACGCCCTCGACCCCCACCTGTGGCTGGACCCGGTGAAGTACGCCGAGGTCGCCAAGGGCATCGGCGCCGCCTTCGAGAAGGCCGACCCGGACCACGCGGCCGACTACAAGAAGAACACCGACGCGCTGGTCGGCGAGCTGAACGAGCTGAACACGCGGTTCGAGGACGGCCTGAGGAACACCAAGACGAAGGTCTTCTTCACCAACCACGCCGCCTTCGGCTACCTCGCCGAGCGCTACGGCCTGACCCAGGAGGCCATCTCCGGCCTCGACCCGGAGTCCGAGCCGAGCCCCGCCCGGATCAAGGAGCTCCAGGAGGAGGCCAAGGCGGACGGCGTGACCACCGTCTTCTACGAGACACTGGTGAG includes:
- a CDS encoding glycine--tRNA ligase, giving the protein MAADKIDTIVSLSKRRGFVFPCSEIYGGQRAAWDYGPLGVELKENIKRQWWRYMVTSREDVVGIDSSVILAPEVWVASGHVATFTDPLTECTSCHKRYRADHLEEAYEEKKGRAPENGLSDINCPNCGTKGQFTEPKQFSGLLSTHLGPTQDSGSVAYLRPETAQGIFTNFALVHTASRKKPPFGIAQMGKSFRNEITPGNFIFRTREFEQMEMEFFVKPGEDEQWHEYWMEQRWNWYTGLGLREENMRWYEHPKEKLSHYSKRTADIEYRFQFGGSEWGELEGVANRTDYDLTAHSKASGQDLAYYDQEAGERWTPYVIEPAAGVGRTMLAFLLDAYVEDEAPNAKGKMEKRTVLRLDHRLAPVKAAVLPLSRNAELSPKAKGLAQALRQHWNIEFDDAGAIGRRYRRQDEIGTPYCVTVDFDTLDDNAVTVRERDSMKQERVSLDQIEGYLAARLIGC
- a CDS encoding zinc ABC transporter substrate-binding protein → MNVRRQLIPTAAVTALGLAALTACSSDSANAGNTDKFDVVASFYPMQFLAERIGGDHVNVTTLTEPGQEPHDLELSTRQTAALQEADAVLYLKTLQPAVDEAVAQADVKTKIDAASLTKLEDHGSVEHDHGHEGEEHADEHADEHSEAPSEEHSEEEEHALDPHLWLDPVKYAEVAKGIGAAFEKADPDHAADYKKNTDALVGELNELNTRFEDGLRNTKTKVFFTNHAAFGYLAERYGLTQEAISGLDPESEPSPARIKELQEEAKADGVTTVFYETLVSDKTAKTLAKDAGLKTDVLDPLEGITDKSEGDDYFEVMESNLSALKTALGAK